The DNA region GAGCGAAAAGGAATCTATACAATCCATCCATTGATCCATTTGTAATTCCACTGCAAGTTTTGTGGATCTGATATTTGAAACCAATGCACAGTACATGCAAGTTGTGTAAAGCcagacaagaaagaaaaaaaaaaaaaagttattgtgaAATATTTATTCTGGTAGATTCTCCTCACCCACGCGATAACActgaagaaaaacaagaaaagagacGGGTCTCCATGCATTTGTGGAAGAGTAGGGGCCATCCCCGCATTCTTTCTTCCAACTTcaggttttatttctttttctttttttactttttaggtgaaaaaattaaaaaaaaaaattattaaatttgatgaagtttctaatttgaattatagatttgatgagttaaataataaaatttaaatcaatttaatatgttgttatcttaatattttttttataaaaatatgacattttaaagttaaaaagaatatttgtgttatttttaattaatcttgaattattattttttaaattcaaaatgtaTTATTACTGCACGTCCACAAGATGGAAATCTCattcttattaattaataataataatcatgcaAAGAatacaatgaatttttttatttgggattgGATTGCCAGTAAggcaaccaaaaaataaaattcatggaaaaaatagtttagatgataaataaataaaaatcactcggatatttcaaagaaaacttGCCCCGACTATCTTCAAACTTTGGCTTCCACCTCAACAATGCCGCGTAGACCATTTGCTTCATTCTGTAGCTTTATGATTGGATGGCACATTCACAGGCTGGGCCCATAGTGTATCCCTCCAAGAAAATCATTAAGTATTACTCTTTAAGGCTTCAATATGCAAGGCTACACGGTTAATATATACTCTTATACATTGTTGAAAATGGGCTCTGCAAAATTTTATggttatttaatttgatttttaaattttttttgtgatttaatcctaattaattttatttttttaataaaaatatgaaattaataatgaaaaagattgaaatgaaaaacagtATCAAATATAGGTGTCATGtcataaattttgtaaaaaatacactttgattcttaaactttaaaaatcattcaaattataaaattgcagtacctcattattttttcaattcaattttgatataaaaaaatatttttgttattttttttcactagttAAGACTTGagatatgagaaaaaaagagaggtcaTTGGATTCTAGtgacagagagaaaaaaaaataggtgacATTGATTTAGATCAccaaaatatatgatatttgtGTCAAATGGTTTCATTTTAATGAAGAGAGGAGTTTGcaatagatgtttttttttttttcacttttaaagtTCGTGAAAAAACACATCTGGACTCGGGTTAATTTTTGGATTCtggttgattttgggtttttttgtgttttttaaagtcATAAATAGGTTTATCACAATTCCAACAatgttttatgtgtttttgggtcaaaatgagttaaaaaatgatttttgagtaaaaaaacttaatttttaattttccaacCACCACAATAGTTGAGATCTAGCAAATCAAACAACATATGATTTGATTCTTTCAAAACAATTTGGGGTAAAGATCATCCACCCTAACAAAATTATCCACGAGGCTAGCCTGGCTTGCCAGGCCAAGCAACAACTGCCCATGCTTCATTTTAtctctaattatattttaaaattaatgagtgttttatggttttttctctattttttaatttatatttaaattagtatctctatattttttcattttgtttggagaattgtttttaaataatgattatatttttagttatatatttaaatttgaagatttttttctatatttatatatttttttaattttttttatggatgaatttaatttttaaaaataaaaaaaatatttccagataatatttctaatatgtacattatttgtttattcttttattttatttaattaattaattttgtgtctctatttatattatcatttgattaaataaataaattatattaataaataaatttaataaatacattcagttaaatatcttgatctacatgtgtcttttaattttttaaattttatttttaaatattattaataactttttatttatttatttacacataattctcaatatatttaattacatatatacaaatattttttatttgaatttaaattataaaaacacattaaaaaacttacttatataatttttttttgaaaaataaaaatatcatactgGCGGCTGAGTTGGccgatctaaaaaatattgtaacgGGCACGTGAAAGTAACGATAgttgcaaaaatattttattttaggagaagaaaaatctaacaaatacCATGTGGTGTTTAAGGCAGGCGAGTCCCCTTCTTCTGTTCTCCAGTCcctgtaataataataacaacagcaGCAATTTCTTTCAGTAGACCTGTTATTGACcatggctgctgctgctgctgctgcttcaaCGACTGTTGCGCATTGGCCAACCCCAACTTCCCTCCACTTTTCAACTGCTAAAAACAAGAACGCAGCAGTCTTATTAAACTCCATACCCACTTGCAAAATCACATCATCATCGTCTATCAGTAAGGTCCAATATGGATATGGATACTCGAAGAGAAGCTCAATTCTTACGGGTTTCAAGCCCTTTTCTTCTCCAGTCATGGAGTTTCAGGATTGCACGTAAGATACCAATAGtattttgctttgcttttaacTAATTGTTTCCAATTTGTTGGGCTGTGAAATTGGAGGAATACTAGGTAATTGGAGTTTGTTGTGATTGAATATGGGTCTTCAATGATCATCTTTTGTGTGAATGTAAtcaaattatggtttttaaatGCAGGGTTAAGATGGAAATTGATGTGCCTGTTGGGTCGGCTTATAAGCTTTATTCAGATCGTGAATCAATTCCTCGTTGGATGCCCTTCATTTCATCTGTACAGGTGTGCaacaattttaatgtttttcttcttttgatttatctAACGCCTAGGTAGGTTAAATAAGCACTACTGTTTTAATGTTAGCTCATGACTGGTTTTATCTGTGactttagtttttcaatttgaagGGGGGCTATAAAATATGGTGCATTCATGATTTCATTTTACATTATAATGATCAAGAAAAAATCTCaacttgttttaaaatattatagctATAAATGTCTGCGTTTAGGTTAAGTTGATGTTTGGTTCTATTTAATAGGTACTCAAAGATAAGCCCGACCTATCACGATGGTCACTGAAGTATAAAGCACTTGGTCAGGAACTTGAATATTCTTGGCTTGCTAGAAATATGCAGGTAATGATCCTTTGTGTTGTATGGAAACATTTTCACTAATTGTTAATGGATGCATAATGCTTCCGCTACATGATCAGAGGTGAAATCAGTGCCTCCTTGCTATGTTCCCATTCATTTTTATTCTGTGTTCAACTTGTTGCAGCCAACCCCCAATCAGAAAATTCATTGGAGATCTCTGGAAGGTCTTCCTAACAGGTAACTGGAAAAGGCAGGTAGCAAATTGTGCAGGATTAACCACATAATCTCAAGAATAGAGGATGCACCTTTTAGCCTTTGCATGATTGGTTAATAAGAATATGAGATTTCCTTTGCTAAATTCATAGTCCAAGATGTCCTAGACTGTATTCCACAGAAATATACTAACATCACAAGATTATGGAAATTTTCTTGCCTATTGTATTTGCTGCCTATGGTTTGAGAAATCTTGTTGACACGCTCACATGACTTGAAATTAAATAACTTGCAGTAAATAGATAATTATCACGTGTATGTGTGTGACTGTAAATTTCATCATgcgataaaaattaatttgggatTATAGTATTGGATGAAAACAATATATAGAATTTGCTTTGGCACCATTAATCTTCTTAAGTGCCTGGAAGATGCTCAGTAATGCTGAAGCAAACACATTTTTTCAGGCTTGCTATTAAGAAATTTCCCCTGAATATACTAGATAGAGGGGATGGTGAACAAGGTATGAGCATAGATGCATAGATCTAGTTCATTAATGCTGGTTCATGATATCAATTTGCTTCCACAATTACTTGCttaagtatttttgtttttttttttattattttggtgggaattttcttgtatttctctttcaattctCATTGCTACGTGTTGATGAGTTTTAGTGTTAAACCTGGTGCTGTTAGCTAACACCAATTTGAGTGAGATTTTCATGAATGTAGATGGGAAGCATATTTCATCTGCATTGACTAATAAAGTTTCAAATTGCTTGCAATAAATGTGTATGGTTGTTGACATTGTTGAGCTGATCCATGCCCATATAACTTAAGCATGCAATGAAAGAGTTGTCATGTGGTATCGCATTTGAGTGCCTTGCAGAATGTAATATCATTTCATTTCTCCTTAACATAATAGCAGAatgttaattaacttttttcttacatTGCAGAGGCTCTGTTCGATTTTTTCCTAAAGGTTCTTCATCATGTCTGGTAGAAGTGAGCTTCTATATACAACATTCAGTTTGATCTTCATGGTTACAGCATTTGTGGTTTTCAATTAGTTAGCTATTATAATCACAGTTCATCACCCTAAGTTTAGTGGATTAATTAGATTCTTATTAACAGATCAACTAAATATTCTGTCAAGATTGTCATTTCTGCATGCCTTCACCAACTTGCCGAAATAGTCTTAtcttatgtaattttattttttaaatagaaccATAAACtcggaaagaaaaataattttcaaattctcTAATTCTAATCTCTGACACTGTGTGTGTTCTCAGGCTTGTGATTGGAATGTGTGGCACTataacaaggaaaagaaaatgatgtatcatttttcttacaatcaaAACTTAGCTCAGACctttgtaattatatatttttttccttttcagctAACTGTTTCATATGAAGTTCCCGGAATTTTGGCTCCTCTAGCAACAGTAAGCATTCGTACTTCCATTTAGATGCTATTTTATTACTTTGAAAGGAGCACTACATGCTTAGCCTGCTCAAGTAAAAAATGAACAGTGATGTGCATTTAAGTGGTGTGTGCAGTTGCCGTGTCCAAGCTGCTTGTTTTCAACAGAGAAGAAGATATAAACTTTCTTGTATAAGAATATGTCCTTGCACTTGCAATACAGTGAATGATGAGTCCATTTTACTTTATTGTCACTTTTTCAGGCACTCCAACCTTTGCTCGAGAGCTTACTCAGAGGTGGTTTGGAAAGATTTGCAACACTTGCGAAAAGCACTTTGGCAGACTGAATTCCATGCTTCAAATGGGGTAACTGGAATTCATGTCTAATGATCATCAACAATTTTCTTGGTTGGAATATTTACAGAATCAATATGATTATCTTTCACTGGCAGCATTGTTCCCCTTAGAAGAAGGGAgaagttttcttatttatttgccATTGATTGTACTCAGCACCCTTACTTTGGATTGTTGATCAattccaaaaataaagaaaagttcATGATATATGCTTGAGTTTTCCTTTGGTTGGCACACACGAATTTAAACAAGAGTAGCTTAATTAAATAACACCTTTTGCTTCATACTCCCTTGTCACCCATGTTTCTGAACTGCTAGATTTACCATGCGACTGTGTCAGGATAAGAGAAAATAGAACTGGTTGTCCCATTATTTATTCTGTTAACTTCAGAAAACAGGGTTAATACACCTGCCTCAGGTTTCCACGTATGGGATCATGGCAAGATGGCTAACTTGAGACTAACCTGAAAGAACTTTCCATCAGATGCTTCTGCTGATTTTGGTGGTAACAATAAAATACTGAATATTTTACCAGAGAGTTCCCAAGTTTAGTTGCTCTTCCTTGTTCTTGTGCAACTGTTTTCTCCATTAGAGCCCCTTATATTTCTTTGAACTGAAATTCCCAAATTCTGAGCGGGGGTTTTTGGATCAGGTCTTCATGCTCACCGGAACTGGTAGCCTTGCCTGCTTATGAACCACTTCTATTTTGATTTAGCTAATCGGCTATGGGAAAGATTTATTGATGTGAATATAATCAACAGTGATTAAATGCAACCCAATAGCCACATATTTAGTAATTCCTGAACTTTTTCTTTAGTGACGATGattgtcaaaataaacaaaaatactatttctatataaaaaaatgtcatttatAGGTATTTTAATCAAGAAATCAGAgtaagacattttttttttcattggaatgGGAAGATAAATCTATATTTTGCCTCTTTGccagtaaataatttttatggaaaatagCATGATACATGAAATTATAATGAAGTCACTCATTCATTGGAAAACGAAAATTCTTTTAGAGGCATCAAATTTACATAATACTACTAGCGTAATCATGTTAGGCTACAAGTAggattgtaaattaatttttaatgaaaaaaaaaaaggttggtattataaatgtgtttttggatatcatgaatttttttaatcaaaaaaataaaaataaagcatttatattttattattaataaataaaaaaataaacataacaacTAAGACACAAGGTATATTGACATGCACCATGCACATTTCCCTATTCATTACAACAATGAATTTATGGTTTTACACTTACAATTTATTCATTGCAATAATGGATTTAAGGTTATACATTCCAATACTCTTTTAGTCGAGTTGAgggtattttgattattttatatggataattagtttttaatgattgtatggggatatataattttttaaacagttAGATGATTTAAgtatttctaatttaaaaaaaaaattaaagttgttcACCAagagtattttgattttttataaaaacataaaataaaaaggtcaatTTTCCCTTGCcttttttttgaaggaaaaatgAACCATGGACCAGGGGCCTTTTGGCCTTTCCAACTAGGTTTTATGGCtaatctttaaaatataaagggtaatttgatctttttaacatgaataattattttttaaatcataaatcatACCtccataggttttttttcttaggttatcgttgttattttttaaaaaacttttgtcTGTTTGCTATtgtttcctatttttttattgtcttattaaaataaaatacttattcCACCCAATCATATGTAtactttgatcctcattttattattattattattattattattattattattattattattgtcattttattaattttttttcattttctatttaaGCCTTTGATCAAAGAATTGTTCTAccctctaatttaatttttatttcaatttccaCTCTCATTCTtttacttgcttttttttttcttagattctTTTGTGTGATTGATTGTTTTCCCTGATTTTTCCTTCGGCATTTAAGTTGTAGAGGATTGGACTTCTCGGTTTTTTGATGTATGGTGTTGCTGATTTAATGTCGCGTGTCATGGGTATTAAAAGTTATCTATCACATAGTGTTTGAACTTGACCCGAGGGTTAATCCGCACCAAATCCCGAGTATCGGGTTAGGTGGGTTGACTTGGGTTGATGCAGGTCAACccaatttttctattttataaacatGTAACAATAAcgacattttaaaaaaagaggttgAAGGGTTTTAATTGGGTTCTCCCATGACTATTTGAGCTACGGGTCAATTTGGTTTCTTAAAATGAATCATACCAAATTAATTctccctttattttttgttgaaaccTAGTTTGGTCTAGATTTTGGATTACCCAAGTTACAGATCAAACCGTCAGGTtgagtcaagttttaaaacaataatctgTTGTGCTATCTTAATCTCATTACATAAGTTACAGTTTTGTCTTAGGTTGACCATTATTATTCAGGTTACATGTTTATCACGTAACCTCATGTTATCttttttatccaattatatattttcataagtGTTTTTCTCATGTTATcatggtcatttttttttaattgtttattatcgTTGCCAATATTTTAATCTTCTCAATCCAATCAGGATTATAAtgtgatgtttattttttttattttttttatcttttattttcaatttaactttcaatcaaaaatttatgaaatatattttctaaaaaatttaatattaaatgataaaataaaaataaaaattaaataaaaaaaattgaattgttgAAGGGATAATGGATAGTgttaatgttttgttaattgatgTTTTGATAATAACAACTTATACCAGCCAAATTGGCATGTTAAAATTCGAATGTATCTTGAATTAAATATGCTTGtcatttgatttgatgaattaaGAGATTCGTAAGACGTGAAACATGGAATTAACGTTTCattctaaaatacaaaaacaagttttaatatgtagatgaaaagttcagaataatagtAGCTGAAAGtttatattttacatgattattaattttaaaacctataaaatcaattaaaatatacacaaattaaCTCGGacattcaaaattaataataataaaaaaaaagacagaataTAAACAATAACAAGAGATTTTTTATTCGAACTGTACAGATACATATCAAgattaaaaatagaatatattaaattagCAGCCGAACCAGGCTGCAACGCCAAAGCAATACATCCATGATGAACGTGCTTTAATAAAACATACATACATCTGAATCGATCTTTACACCGCCAGCACCCACCCATCACTGTTATGTACATTAACCAATTCTCAATGCTTGCTGTTTGAAAACAATCGTCTGCAAAAATGCGAGCTGCTTTTTCTATCTCCAGACTGAAGCAGCCAGAAACAGTTTATTAACACAACAATggaaattagaaaattattctATTTACATTCAGCGGTTGGCACTGCCGTCCAACAAGTTCCTCAAGCTACATAATGCCTCTGTAGAGAGGCTAAAGCACCTCTGTTTCCGTTGCCTAGGTGTAGGCGGTGATGGCTCCTGATAATCAGTAGAAGAGAAGCACACAATAATTACAGTGAGATTGTCAAATGTGTTTCGGCGTAAGGCGTCCATAACAAGGTCCCTGGCACACTGCTCGGGGTCATCATGTCGCCGCAGCCCATGGCGGACAAGGCTGACTGCATGCTGGCTTGACATAACATCCCAAATCCCATCACAACCAATTATGAGAAATTCATCCTCCTCTGTTAGAACAAGCTTCCGGAACTCTGGCTCAGCAATGAGAGGTGAAGGAGAGCCCCGGGGGAGTTTCATGTCCCAGTCACCAAGGGCTCGTGAAACTGACAGAACACCATTGAGATATCCATCATCAATATACCCACCCAATTCTTCAACCCGCCTTCGCTCTGATGGATAAATAGGCCTATGGTCTTGAGACATGTCTATTGCCTCTCCTTTACGACAGAGAACTGCTCGGCAATCACCAGCATTTGCAACCATTAATAGCCTGGAATATGAAATCATGATCAGGATGCcagtgaaaaaacaaaaataaatccaagGAAATACTACAAAACTGTCAGCTTGGAGCACCCAAAAAAACTGGTGCTTTAAAGTTCCTCCTGACTTTTCCAGAGTCAACTGGAGCTATGCACTGAAAAAATGATGTAGGAAGGCTGGCATTGAACCATCTGAAACATTGACGGCAACATGCAATATGGAGCTAGCGTATGTAAACATCAGAAGTCAACTCAAATATTTGCTGGTTCAAGTAAGAAAGAGAAAACATCATGTGCAAGTTAAAAAACAAGACCACCTTAGTTAGCATATCTTAGAAGACTACATGTGAAGACTGATATATAGAATACTGGATTTCATAAAACATTTATTGTAGATAAACTAAATGGTGATTGACCAACATCACAACCACTCATATACCTAAAAACAAAGCTTTGACAAGGTAAAACGTGGAATCCATATACATGGTTATATTTCCATGTTTAAGAGCAAGAATATACCTTCCAAATACAAAAGCAGTAAGAGCGGTTGTCCCAGAAGAAGTGTTCACACTGCAGTCATCTGCCAGAGCCAAGTCAGCCAGATGAAATGCTTTTCGTAGGGAGTTCTCAACCTCCTCCAAGAAGATATTGTCAACCTCAGATGTCTGAGGGAAATTTGCATCTTCAAAAAAGATTCTCATTGCATTTTTTCTGATATAAGCTGCTGCTTCAGGTCCTCCATGACCATCAAAAACCTACAAATAAATTCAATCTCAATCAATTATGAATTCCTTGaacttatcaaaataatatagttaCAACAATAAGTTTCAACAACAATCACCCCATAGAAAGCACTGGGCTTGGGAAACTTGAAGACTGAGCCCAGTTGCACAGATAGATCATCTATGCGTATGTGCTCGTCTTCCATGTATCTTCGAGGCCCAATGTCGGAAAAGCTACCAGAACGGATACTAGGCACAAACTGCAGGACGGCAGGCTCAATAGCTTCTgcatctgaaatttttttcgaAGATATAATATCCTACAAAAGGAGatgatttaatattaagttttccACCTGCAGCAgcacaactaataaaaaatctagGAATCATTCATTATTGACGAAATCTATTATTTACATCagattcataattaaaaatactacaCAGTATGCTGGTAATTAACGGCATGATCAAGACAATTTATTGGAAAAAACCCAGAAgtgaatttctattttattcatattttcgctacaagtaaataaattaataaaaaaaggctaaaattcCAATTCAGATTCAGCTTGTCTgtcaataaacaaaacaaaacccgaTCTGAGCAATCTGTCATGAAAGAACAATAACAAAGCATTTCAATACCTAACAAGTTACGAATTCTCAAATTTTAACTGAGTAATATTCAGGATTctctaataaaacaaaacctaGCAAAAAAGGGGGACGATGATGAAGAAAACTGACCATCTGGTCGGCGGAGACAGAATCCGAGATGCGAACTTGACTTAGCCTTCTGGGGGAAGGCGAAACAGTAACAGCATCTTCAATTTCATGAACAGCAACGGCAGTAGGGCTGTTACCTTTAGCAGCAAAATATTGAACATCCAACACCGGCACGCTTGCTACCTCTGCTTCAACTACCATCTTTCATTCACCGAGAAAACAATCAATTTTCAGACTTCAAATTCCCTACTCTTTGGCTAGtaataatggtttttaattttggtttttctgAGTTATCAAAATTCTGAACCATTCAGGCTTGGAACTAGTATATAAATTGGAGGCAGGATTTTTTATTCTCAGGAGACCGACGACCGGTGGCTACAGGTAAATGGAATTCGGTAATTGGACACGTGTGAGTTTTGGAGCCATGGGTTTTAAGAGACCGTTGTTTTCACACGCCAATTCGTTAGCTTCATCGACACGTGACTTTTTTGGTTGACGCGTGACATGACCTTTGGACACGCCAAAGGCTTTGGTACATCTTGAAGGCCGTTTCGTGTACAGACTCATCGTTCTTCTATCATGTAATGAGTTGTCTGTCCCCGTTGACTTTGTTTTTGCTGAGCTGGCCACGGGTTGGGGGTGTTTATGGGGTTTGGATAGTGTTGGAAAAGAAAGATTaagttttctaaaatttttaatattattatttatttaaaaatatagatatgatttttttttaaaatgttttttatttagaaatgtattaaaataatttttttatatttttttataattattttttatatcaacatattaaaataatatgaaaacatttaaaaataataatttaaaataaaattaataaaaaaaaaattaattattttcaaaaacacttttaaaatataaaaataaactatataatcTTTACTTCATAAAAATGGTAAAATGAACTTCACAATCAACAGAATTAAGAAAATGCAATTAATCATGCCATTAGATTTTCAAAATTACATAAAAGTCCCCTTTGCATAACAGaacaataatgttttgatgACTAAATtgtcattttgtatttttttagctataaaAATTTCGATGATTAGTCATCGCtgttttaaaaactattgaTCTTCCTTTTCTCAAATCTTGTGGTCAGTGTGTTactgtttttaaattgtttttttgaaatatattataatatttttaaaaatttattttgatgtgttgatatttaaaatatatttttaaaaaaattatttttaatattaacacatcaaaataatttaaattttttaaaaaaaagtatgattTCAAACTCATACTAAACACAACATATAATTGGGTGtatgaaaatttttcatttttatttttataaaaaaaaagtaattttggcTAAGATTCCTtcattgagaagaaaaaaaaaaaaaaaaagaattctacCCTTACACATAAATACTTTTGGGTGTGTGGTATACTTTCCTTGCTTTTGTTATGGATGCTGGCTTTCATAGGGCGTTTAGCATTCAAGCCAAAATGTTGTtcgtataaaaatttaaattattttatttaaaattaattttttagtattgttaaattactttaataagatgatgtcaaaaataaaattaaaaatgtattatttaatatatttttaa from Populus alba chromosome 14, ASM523922v2, whole genome shotgun sequence includes:
- the LOC118041101 gene encoding uncharacterized protein isoform X2; translated protein: MAAAAAAASTTVAHWPTPTSLHFSTAKNKNAAVLLNSIPTCKITSSSSISKVQYGYGYSKRSSILTGFKPFSSPVMEFQDCTVKMEIDVPVGSAYKLYSDRESIPRWMPFISSVQVLKDKPDLSRWSLKYKALGQELEYSWLARNMQPTPNQKIHWRSLEGLPNRGSVRFFPKGSSSCLLTVSYEVPGILAPLATALQPLLESLLRGGLERFATLAKSTLAD
- the LOC118041101 gene encoding uncharacterized protein isoform X1; this encodes MAAAAAAASTTVAHWPTPTSLHFSTAKNKNAAVLLNSIPTCKITSSSSISKVQYGYGYSKRSSILTGFKPFSSPVMEFQDCTVKMEIDVPVGSAYKLYSDRESIPRWMPFISSVQVLKDKPDLSRWSLKYKALGQELEYSWLARNMQPTPNQKIHWRSLEGLPNRGSVRFFPKGSSSCLVELTVSYEVPGILAPLATALQPLLESLLRGGLERFATLAKSTLAD
- the LOC118041100 gene encoding probable protein phosphatase 2C 49 — encoded protein: MVVEAEVASVPVLDVQYFAAKGNSPTAVAVHEIEDAVTVSPSPRRLSQVRISDSVSADQMDIISSKKISDAEAIEPAVLQFVPSIRSGSFSDIGPRRYMEDEHIRIDDLSVQLGSVFKFPKPSAFYGVFDGHGGPEAAAYIRKNAMRIFFEDANFPQTSEVDNIFLEEVENSLRKAFHLADLALADDCSVNTSSGTTALTAFVFGRLLMVANAGDCRAVLCRKGEAIDMSQDHRPIYPSERRRVEELGGYIDDGYLNGVLSVSRALGDWDMKLPRGSPSPLIAEPEFRKLVLTEEDEFLIIGCDGIWDVMSSQHAVSLVRHGLRRHDDPEQCARDLVMDALRRNTFDNLTVIIVCFSSTDYQEPSPPTPRQRKQRCFSLSTEALCSLRNLLDGSANR